A genomic window from Clostridium aceticum includes:
- a CDS encoding LysM peptidoglycan-binding domain-containing protein: MMNKKFKKIIIGTAIASTVLTSTMTSAFANPLTHRVAAGDTLWIISQKYQVSLEEIYRLNPQYRNNTAINAGDVVKVPTKQQQTTYTVQQNDTPWIISNKFKVSLNDFLKINGLREGQHIYPGQRMLIPSTSSNTSTYTVQNNDTPWIISNKFNVSLKEFLNANGLKEGQHIYPGQTVTIPSTSGAVPPASNPTPPTSSTPSKSYITHTVKNGDNLWTLSIQYGIPFKELQNVNGLRDNHVLRIGDRLTIPVHHIPVKSTPGPQYGELLDWWTEAQYVVPIGKVFIVEDFHTGRRWSMKRTIGANHADVEPLTARDAAIMKEVWGGNYSWNRRPVIVEVDGRRLAASASAMPHDIQYINNNNFQGHSDLYFSNSTRHVDGKRDEAHQRNVLIAAGR; the protein is encoded by the coding sequence ATGATGAATAAGAAATTCAAGAAAATTATTATAGGTACTGCAATCGCATCCACTGTATTGACTTCCACCATGACTTCTGCCTTTGCTAACCCCCTTACCCATAGGGTGGCTGCAGGAGATACCCTATGGATCATTTCTCAAAAATATCAAGTATCTTTGGAGGAAATCTATCGTCTTAATCCACAGTATAGAAATAACACTGCTATTAATGCAGGAGACGTTGTGAAGGTGCCGACAAAACAGCAGCAAACTACGTATACTGTGCAGCAAAATGATACGCCATGGATTATCAGCAATAAATTCAAAGTAAGTTTGAATGACTTTTTAAAGATCAATGGTTTAAGAGAAGGACAGCATATCTACCCTGGACAAAGGATGTTGATTCCCAGTACATCTAGTAATACAAGTACATACACTGTGCAAAACAATGATACCCCATGGATTATCAGCAACAAATTTAATGTGAGTTTAAAGGAATTTTTAAATGCCAATGGTTTAAAAGAGGGACAGCATATCTACCCTGGTCAAACAGTAACCATACCCTCAACATCAGGGGCAGTACCTCCTGCCTCTAACCCAACACCCCCTACTTCTAGTACACCCAGCAAATCTTATATTACCCACACGGTTAAAAATGGAGACAACCTGTGGACGCTTTCTATCCAGTATGGTATTCCCTTTAAGGAGTTGCAGAATGTCAATGGTTTGAGGGATAATCATGTATTAAGGATAGGGGATAGGCTGACGATTCCAGTACATCATATTCCTGTAAAATCAACCCCAGGCCCCCAGTATGGAGAACTACTGGATTGGTGGACAGAAGCTCAGTATGTAGTTCCTATAGGAAAGGTTTTTATTGTAGAAGACTTTCATACAGGCAGAAGATGGAGCATGAAGCGTACCATAGGAGCAAATCATGCTGATGTAGAACCTTTGACAGCTAGAGATGCTGCTATTATGAAGGAAGTATGGGGTGGCAACTATAGCTGGAATAGAAGACCGGTGATTGTTGAGGTAGATGGTAGAAGATTAGCGGCATCTGCCAGTGCCATGCCCCATGATATACAATACATAAACAATAATAACTTTCAAGGACATAGTGATTTATACTTTTCAAATAGCACCCGTCATGTAGATGGAAAAAGAGATGAAGCACACCAGAGAAATGTATTGATAGCAGCAGGAAGATAA
- a CDS encoding quaternary amine ABC transporter ATP-binding protein, with protein sequence MSVQLKVENLIKVFGKNPKVALKKLEKGISKEEILKQTGQAVGVNNVSFEVNKGEIFVIMGLSGSGKSTLIRCLNLLNKPTKGKIYIDGEDIVQYDKQQLRELRQNKIAMVFQHFGLFSHKSVMENVAYGLEVKEMDKQKRYKLAEEMLIAVGLGGWGDKMPHQLSGGMQQRVGLARALANDPDILLMDEPFSALDPLIRRDMQLELLDLQAKLQKTIIFITHDVNEAFKIGDRVAVMKDGEVVQIGTPEEILSNPENGYIEDFIKDIDKSKVVQAKHIMFHPSPLVSMKDGPKVAMKAMKDHGLSSIFVVDKDRRLQGIITIEDTIEAIKENKTLKEILRKDYYTTDQETYVQELIPKAIDTKYPIAVVDDSEKLLGIIVRVSVLSGLA encoded by the coding sequence ATGTCGGTACAACTAAAAGTAGAAAACCTGATAAAAGTTTTTGGCAAAAATCCTAAGGTTGCTTTAAAAAAGTTAGAAAAAGGAATCTCTAAAGAAGAGATATTAAAGCAAACAGGACAGGCAGTTGGGGTAAATAATGTATCCTTTGAAGTGAACAAAGGAGAAATTTTCGTTATTATGGGACTTTCTGGTAGTGGAAAGTCTACGTTAATACGATGTTTAAATCTATTAAACAAGCCAACCAAAGGAAAAATCTATATAGATGGAGAAGATATTGTACAATACGATAAACAACAGCTTAGGGAACTTAGACAAAACAAGATTGCTATGGTATTTCAGCATTTTGGACTTTTTAGCCATAAGAGTGTTATGGAGAACGTAGCTTATGGGTTGGAAGTAAAAGAAATGGACAAGCAAAAAAGATATAAGCTTGCAGAGGAAATGCTGATAGCTGTAGGTTTAGGAGGTTGGGGTGATAAAATGCCTCATCAATTAAGTGGTGGAATGCAGCAAAGGGTAGGCTTGGCAAGAGCCTTGGCCAATGATCCTGATATTTTGTTGATGGATGAGCCCTTTAGTGCGCTAGATCCATTGATTCGTCGAGACATGCAGTTAGAACTTTTAGACCTTCAAGCGAAGCTACAAAAGACCATCATTTTTATTACCCATGATGTAAATGAGGCCTTTAAGATAGGGGATAGGGTTGCTGTTATGAAGGATGGAGAAGTTGTACAAATAGGTACACCAGAAGAAATTTTGTCAAATCCAGAAAATGGATATATTGAAGACTTTATTAAGGATATTGATAAATCTAAGGTGGTACAGGCAAAACACATTATGTTTCATCCAAGTCCTTTGGTTTCTATGAAGGATGGACCTAAGGTAGCAATGAAGGCGATGAAGGATCATGGTCTCTCTAGTATCTTTGTTGTGGATAAGGACAGAAGGCTTCAAGGTATCATAACAATAGAAGATACTATCGAAGCAATTAAAGAAAATAAGACTTTAAAAGAGATTTTAAGAAAAGATTATTACACAACAGATCAGGAGACCTATGTACAAGAATTGATTCCTAAGGCGATTGACACAAAGTATCCTATAGCAGTTGTAGACGATTCAGAAAAATTGTTGGGAATTATTGTACGGGTATCGGTTCTATCGGGATTAGCATAA
- a CDS encoding ABC transporter permease, giving the protein MYEFPEFLKFELGVYVDSFVKWLVNNFDSVFDALGANILRFLTTVDFVLQLLPWWFFILIVFFMGWRIKKLSSGIGFAFMLLIIGSFGLWTLMIETLAVILTSVVISVMIGIPIGILMAYKSNIETAIRPILDGMQTMPSFVYLIPAMLLFGLGRVSAVFATTIYAIVPVIRLTNLGIRNVSKEMVEAAHSFGSSPWQILYKVELPQALPTIMTGINQTIMMAMAMVVIASMIGAPGLGREVLVAINRIDIAKGTEAGLAIVILAIIIDRLTQGVADKFKVEK; this is encoded by the coding sequence ATGTATGAATTTCCAGAGTTTTTAAAATTTGAGTTGGGTGTTTATGTGGATTCTTTTGTTAAATGGCTTGTTAACAACTTTGATAGTGTTTTTGATGCTTTAGGAGCGAACATTTTAAGATTTTTAACAACGGTAGATTTTGTTTTACAATTGTTGCCTTGGTGGTTTTTTATTCTTATTGTATTTTTTATGGGATGGCGTATTAAGAAGCTGTCTTCTGGTATTGGTTTTGCTTTTATGTTATTGATCATAGGCTCCTTTGGTCTTTGGACCCTCATGATTGAAACACTGGCGGTAATTTTAACATCTGTTGTTATTTCTGTCATGATAGGTATACCTATAGGGATTCTTATGGCTTATAAATCAAATATTGAAACTGCTATAAGACCTATTTTAGATGGTATGCAGACAATGCCAAGTTTCGTGTACTTGATTCCTGCCATGCTTCTATTTGGCTTAGGACGTGTTTCCGCAGTATTTGCAACTACCATCTACGCTATTGTTCCTGTTATTCGATTAACAAATCTAGGAATTCGAAATGTTTCCAAAGAAATGGTGGAGGCAGCCCATTCCTTTGGTTCTTCTCCGTGGCAAATATTATATAAAGTAGAGCTGCCACAGGCCTTGCCAACCATTATGACAGGAATAAATCAAACAATCATGATGGCAATGGCAATGGTGGTTATTGCATCTATGATTGGAGCACCAGGCTTAGGTAGAGAGGTCTTAGTAGCTATCAATAGAATTGATATCGCCAAGGGTACAGAGGCAGGATTAGCCATTGTTATTCTTGCTATTATTATAGATAGACTTACACAGGGTGTAGCAGATAAATTTAAGGTAGAGAAGTAA
- a CDS encoding ABC transporter substrate-binding protein, translating into MSYLRKRLYRKISITVLLILSLVVMAACSPEGTDERIVLADAGWDSLAFHNEVAALIIENGYGYSTYIEMGSTPITFAALRNGSIDVYMELWTDNIIEAYTEALEEGDIIEVSTNFDDNAQGLYVPTYVIEGDAERGIEPMAPGLRSVQDLPDYWEVFKDPEDSSKGRIYGAIPGWEVDEILQQKVKTHGLDENYNYFSPGSDTALGSSIIAAIERGEAWLGYYWEPTWIIGMYDMTLLEDIPYDEEKWNDGYATEMPAVDVTVAVHKDMPEKAPEIVAFLENYQTSSAVTSEALAYMQANDATTEEAAVWFLKEYEDLWTAWVPEEVAEAVKEAIQ; encoded by the coding sequence ATGAGTTACTTAAGAAAAAGACTTTACAGAAAAATTAGTATAACCGTATTGCTTATTTTATCATTAGTAGTGATGGCGGCATGTTCCCCTGAGGGAACAGATGAAAGAATTGTTTTAGCAGATGCAGGCTGGGATAGTCTTGCCTTCCATAATGAGGTAGCTGCTTTGATTATTGAAAACGGCTATGGATATTCCACTTATATTGAAATGGGTTCCACTCCTATTACCTTTGCAGCCCTTAGAAATGGATCTATTGATGTCTATATGGAGTTATGGACAGATAACATTATAGAGGCTTATACAGAAGCATTAGAAGAGGGTGACATTATAGAGGTTTCAACAAACTTTGATGATAATGCACAAGGTCTTTATGTTCCCACTTACGTGATTGAAGGAGATGCTGAAAGAGGCATTGAACCTATGGCACCAGGTTTAAGATCCGTTCAAGATTTACCTGATTATTGGGAGGTTTTTAAAGATCCAGAGGATTCCAGTAAAGGAAGAATCTACGGTGCTATACCAGGTTGGGAAGTAGATGAAATTTTACAGCAAAAAGTAAAAACCCATGGACTTGATGAAAATTACAACTATTTTAGTCCAGGATCTGATACAGCGCTTGGAAGTTCCATCATAGCTGCTATAGAAAGAGGCGAAGCTTGGTTGGGGTATTATTGGGAGCCTACATGGATTATCGGAATGTATGATATGACATTGCTAGAGGATATCCCTTATGATGAAGAAAAATGGAACGATGGGTATGCTACTGAAATGCCTGCTGTAGATGTAACTGTTGCTGTGCACAAGGATATGCCAGAAAAAGCACCAGAGATCGTAGCATTTTTAGAAAACTATCAAACAAGCAGTGCTGTTACCAGTGAGGCTCTGGCTTATATGCAGGCAAATGATGCAACTACTGAAGAAGCAGCAGTTTGGTTTTTAAAAGAATATGAAGATTTATGGACTGCTTGGGTACCTGAAGAAGTAGCTGAAGCAGTAAAAGAAGCAATTCAATAA
- a CDS encoding phosphodiester glycosidase family protein gives MKGLKKALATIGVVSIIVTSSFTGVFAIDGIAYEKQSKETISSGVTHKHILRFNKDGWLNANVVYIDLDNPATNLDILQSAGGVATKETLSTMVNRNNNVVAAINADFFYLTNPDSPMGTMIKDGQMISSPIFVENFATLSINRNDEAFADYWQYEIYVTTDKGKSIPVTTINKYTHEYQAIMLLDSNWGANTPGYNPKHYDMVEIVVIGDTVAEVRQQQPSTAIPQNGYVLLASQDNAKVLYDNIQVGDQLKVNTQIAPYALEDIKLAIGGGTVLVKDGQPFTFTQTISGNHPRTAVGITRDRKQLIMVTVDGRHSSFAGVNGKRLVDLMIELGSHEAILMDGGGSTTMMTRGLGNARAELVNYPSDGGERRIVNGLAVVSPGFQTELKGITAEINEDKGFVGASREIMVKAFDTNYNPLSANQKELNFTIKKGEGFFEDNRFTPTKAGETIIEVDYLGRKAEVKLQVLEEVGLLQITPGSISLNPGGSVTPKVTAVDRRGYSTIISTKDLSWKDEKGLGTFTNGTYIAGEKSGTTTLTATFGNKTATVSVAIGSNKASLGGLDQYNYKFTAYPAEVSGSISKDTNTKVGEHSLKLEYDFTQADATRAAYIEFEKGNVPLPANASRIGLWVYAFENAPSWIRGHVRDAGGTRHTIDFKNGIDWTGWKYLEANLPQNVSSPLELERIYVVETDSNNKIAGKLLFDGLDITYGTQPSAAVQQKGVEDYLNVPYQAKGTQFFVHSGVTYSDAQSQINAGTAERLKSMINNNYDIAIFTSGLNSDIASGLNKTAIVASQGYQMREHEENLIIYLDSRSGGLRNTDYSQWPWLINLLETTNKKNVFVVLPRPISGFTDQLEANLLRQTLTETAEKGKKVFVLYGGGQEVKAELIEGVRYISTGTYNNATGKASKYVAFNIVQDQVTYQIKDLSE, from the coding sequence ATGAAGGGATTAAAAAAGGCACTAGCTACCATAGGGGTAGTTTCCATAATTGTTACTAGTAGTTTTACAGGTGTTTTTGCAATAGATGGTATTGCTTACGAAAAACAAAGTAAGGAGACGATTTCCAGCGGTGTAACCCATAAACATATTTTAAGATTTAATAAGGATGGGTGGCTGAATGCCAATGTTGTATATATTGACTTAGACAACCCAGCAACGAACCTAGATATACTGCAAAGTGCTGGAGGAGTAGCCACAAAAGAAACCCTATCCACTATGGTCAATAGAAATAATAATGTAGTAGCGGCTATTAATGCTGACTTCTTTTATTTAACAAATCCTGACTCTCCCATGGGAACGATGATTAAAGATGGACAGATGATTAGCAGCCCGATTTTTGTAGAAAACTTTGCAACTTTATCTATCAATAGGAATGATGAGGCTTTTGCAGATTATTGGCAGTATGAAATTTATGTGACCACCGATAAGGGAAAAAGCATACCAGTAACCACTATTAATAAATATACCCATGAGTATCAGGCGATTATGTTGCTTGATAGTAATTGGGGTGCCAACACGCCGGGTTATAATCCAAAGCACTATGATATGGTGGAGATCGTTGTTATAGGAGATACAGTTGCGGAAGTAAGGCAACAACAACCTTCAACAGCTATTCCGCAAAATGGATATGTTTTACTGGCTTCGCAAGATAATGCAAAGGTCTTATATGATAATATACAAGTGGGTGATCAATTAAAAGTAAATACCCAGATCGCTCCCTATGCTTTAGAAGATATAAAGCTTGCTATAGGCGGAGGCACTGTATTGGTAAAAGATGGACAACCCTTTACCTTCACCCAAACCATATCAGGGAACCATCCTAGAACAGCAGTGGGGATAACAAGGGATAGAAAACAATTGATTATGGTAACAGTAGACGGAAGACACAGTTCTTTTGCAGGAGTGAACGGTAAGCGCTTAGTTGATTTAATGATAGAGTTGGGCAGCCACGAAGCCATACTCATGGATGGAGGTGGTTCCACCACGATGATGACTAGAGGGTTAGGAAACGCTAGAGCAGAGCTAGTAAACTATCCTTCTGATGGAGGAGAAAGAAGAATTGTCAATGGATTGGCAGTGGTATCCCCAGGTTTTCAGACAGAGTTGAAGGGAATTACTGCAGAAATCAATGAAGACAAGGGATTTGTCGGGGCTTCAAGAGAGATCATGGTGAAAGCCTTTGATACAAATTATAACCCTCTATCAGCAAATCAAAAGGAATTAAACTTTACAATTAAAAAAGGCGAAGGATTTTTTGAAGACAACCGTTTTACACCTACCAAGGCGGGAGAAACCATCATAGAGGTAGACTACTTAGGAAGAAAAGCGGAAGTGAAGTTGCAGGTACTAGAAGAAGTAGGATTATTACAAATAACTCCTGGAAGTATTTCCTTGAACCCTGGTGGAAGTGTTACTCCAAAGGTAACAGCTGTAGATAGGAGAGGATATAGTACTATTATTTCTACAAAAGATTTAAGCTGGAAGGATGAAAAAGGGCTAGGTACTTTTACAAATGGCACTTATATAGCAGGAGAAAAAAGTGGTACCACTACACTAACCGCTACATTTGGCAATAAAACAGCCACTGTTTCTGTTGCAATAGGATCTAATAAAGCCTCGTTAGGAGGGCTAGATCAATATAATTATAAATTTACTGCGTACCCAGCAGAGGTATCAGGAAGCATTTCAAAGGATACCAACACAAAAGTTGGAGAACATTCTTTAAAATTAGAGTATGACTTTACTCAAGCAGACGCAACAAGAGCAGCTTATATTGAATTTGAAAAAGGTAACGTGCCCCTTCCTGCCAATGCTTCTCGAATAGGCTTATGGGTATATGCTTTTGAAAATGCTCCTAGTTGGATTAGAGGACATGTTAGAGATGCTGGAGGAACCAGACATACTATTGACTTTAAAAATGGGATTGATTGGACTGGGTGGAAATACCTAGAGGCAAATCTACCACAAAATGTTTCGTCACCACTTGAGCTAGAGAGAATTTATGTAGTAGAGACAGATAGTAATAATAAGATAGCAGGGAAACTCTTGTTTGACGGTCTTGATATTACTTATGGAACGCAGCCAAGTGCAGCTGTACAGCAAAAAGGTGTAGAGGATTATCTCAATGTTCCATACCAAGCAAAGGGAACGCAATTCTTCGTGCATAGCGGTGTTACCTACAGCGATGCTCAGAGTCAGATAAATGCTGGAACCGCTGAAAGATTGAAGAGCATGATTAATAATAATTATGATATAGCCATCTTTACCAGCGGTCTTAATAGCGATATTGCCAGCGGATTAAATAAAACAGCAATTGTTGCCTCTCAAGGATACCAGATGAGAGAGCATGAAGAAAACTTAATCATTTACTTAGACAGCAGATCTGGAGGGCTGAGAAATACTGACTATAGTCAGTGGCCATGGCTGATAAATCTATTAGAAACTACCAACAAGAAAAATGTTTTTGTTGTGCTACCTAGACCTATCAGTGGATTTACAGATCAGTTAGAGGCAAATCTGCTGCGACAAACCTTGACAGAGACAGCAGAAAAGGGTAAAAAGGTATTTGTTCTTTATGGTGGGGGACAAGAAGTAAAAGCCGAGTTAATAGAAGGTGTAAGGTATATTTCTACTGGCACTTATAACAATGCAACTGGAAAAGCTTCTAAGTATGTGGCCTTTAATATAGTACAAGATCAGGTTACCTACCAAATTAAGGATTTGTCTGAATAA
- a CDS encoding protease complex subunit PrcB family protein, protein MKNKLKLPKLPKINWKLFITIIIIFVIVALAVKVIPKFISGGDQEVGYEVLEHSQVPEKIQDILPRYKMLERALAAKVDEQIYVIVTRGEKLTGGYQVDIMKIQLVKEKSEAKMVVHAIFRDPGTDELVPQVISYPYVVVKTDLKELPQKVELKVEYQ, encoded by the coding sequence ATGAAGAATAAATTGAAATTGCCCAAACTACCTAAGATAAATTGGAAATTATTTATTACCATCATTATCATTTTCGTGATTGTAGCACTGGCAGTAAAGGTTATACCTAAGTTTATATCAGGAGGCGATCAAGAGGTGGGATATGAAGTATTAGAACATAGTCAGGTTCCTGAAAAAATCCAAGACATACTACCTAGGTATAAGATGTTGGAAAGAGCCTTAGCAGCAAAGGTGGATGAACAAATTTATGTCATCGTCACAAGAGGAGAAAAACTAACCGGCGGATACCAAGTAGATATCATGAAGATACAATTAGTAAAAGAAAAAAGTGAAGCAAAGATGGTGGTGCACGCTATATTCCGAGATCCAGGAACTGACGAACTAGTACCGCAGGTAATCAGCTATCCCTATGTAGTCGTTAAAACAGATCTCAAGGAATTGCCCCAAAAAGTAGAGTTAAAGGTTGAATATCAATAA
- a CDS encoding transketolase family protein, which yields MTKKVATREAYGEALVELGSSNPNVVVLDADLSKSTKTNDFAKKFPERFFNMGIAEQNLMGTAAGLATVGKVPFASTFAMFATGRAFEIIRNSIGYPKLNVKICATHAGLTVGEDGASHQALEDIACMRVIPNMTVIVPADAVEAKAAIHTIAEVKGPVYVRLGRSGVPIINDESTYQFEIGKGVMLKDGKDATIIATGIMVNEALEAAKALEDKGLSVRVINIHTIKPLDEEIIIKAAKETGTIVTVEEHNIIGGLGAAVAEVVVENHPVPMKRIGTLDTFGESGKPDALLKKYGLTKENIMETVENAVKIKG from the coding sequence ATGACTAAAAAAGTAGCTACGAGAGAAGCTTATGGTGAGGCCTTGGTAGAGCTAGGCAGCAGTAATCCTAATGTAGTAGTGCTGGACGCAGATTTATCTAAATCTACTAAAACCAATGATTTTGCAAAAAAGTTTCCTGAAAGATTTTTTAATATGGGTATTGCCGAACAAAACTTGATGGGTACAGCAGCAGGCTTAGCTACAGTAGGTAAAGTTCCCTTCGCCAGTACCTTTGCTATGTTTGCTACAGGGAGGGCTTTTGAGATCATCCGTAACTCTATTGGCTATCCAAAACTAAATGTAAAAATATGTGCAACCCATGCAGGATTGACAGTAGGAGAAGATGGTGCTTCCCATCAAGCGTTAGAGGACATTGCTTGTATGAGAGTGATTCCAAATATGACAGTAATCGTTCCTGCTGATGCTGTGGAGGCAAAAGCTGCTATCCATACTATAGCTGAAGTAAAAGGACCTGTCTATGTGCGATTAGGAAGATCAGGTGTTCCTATTATTAATGATGAAAGCACTTATCAATTTGAAATTGGTAAGGGTGTTATGTTAAAGGATGGCAAAGATGCTACAATTATAGCTACAGGTATTATGGTAAATGAAGCATTGGAGGCGGCTAAAGCCCTAGAAGATAAGGGATTATCTGTAAGAGTGATTAATATACATACGATTAAACCGCTAGATGAAGAAATTATTATAAAGGCAGCTAAAGAAACGGGTACTATTGTAACAGTAGAAGAACATAATATCATTGGAGGACTAGGGGCGGCAGTAGCTGAAGTAGTAGTAGAAAACCATCCGGTACCGATGAAGAGAATAGGAACGTTAGATACTTTTGGAGAATCTGGAAAACCTGATGCTTTACTAAAAAAATATGGTCTAACAAAAGAAAATATCATGGAAACCGTAGAAAATGCAGTAAAGATAAAAGGTTAA
- a CDS encoding transketolase has translation MTIDYNLLKEKSTVIRRHIIEMLYESASGHPGGSLSAADILTTLYFHEMKVDPQNPKKEDRDRFVLSKGHAAPVVYAALAEKGYFPKEELYRLRKVDAMLQGHPDMKGTPGVEMSTGSLGQGFSASCGMALGGKLDKKDYRVYTLLGDGELQEGLVWEAAMSAAHYKLDNLTAIIDFNKLQIDGPNEEVMNVDPITDKFKAFGWHIIEIDGHSFEEIIKALEEAKSTKGKPTVIIASTVKGKGVSFMENAVEWHGNAPKAEEKDQALKELGGEAND, from the coding sequence TTGACTATTGATTACAATTTGTTAAAAGAAAAATCAACCGTAATACGAAGGCATATTATTGAAATGCTTTATGAATCAGCTTCAGGACATCCGGGAGGTTCATTGTCAGCAGCAGATATTTTAACAACATTATACTTTCATGAAATGAAGGTAGATCCTCAAAACCCTAAGAAGGAGGACCGGGATAGATTTGTTCTGTCGAAAGGTCATGCAGCTCCAGTAGTATATGCTGCTTTAGCAGAAAAAGGCTATTTTCCTAAAGAAGAACTTTATCGGTTAAGAAAAGTTGATGCTATGCTGCAAGGGCATCCTGATATGAAGGGTACCCCTGGGGTAGAAATGTCTACAGGTTCTTTAGGGCAGGGTTTTTCAGCCTCCTGTGGTATGGCATTAGGAGGTAAGCTAGATAAAAAAGACTACAGAGTATATACGCTTTTAGGCGATGGAGAGCTACAGGAGGGACTTGTCTGGGAAGCTGCTATGTCTGCTGCTCATTATAAGCTAGATAATTTAACAGCTATTATAGATTTTAATAAGCTGCAAATTGATGGGCCTAATGAAGAAGTAATGAATGTAGATCCTATTACCGATAAATTTAAAGCCTTTGGATGGCACATTATAGAAATTGATGGTCATTCCTTTGAGGAGATTATTAAGGCATTAGAAGAAGCTAAAAGCACAAAGGGCAAGCCAACTGTGATTATTGCTAGTACTGTTAAAGGAAAAGGGGTTTCCTTTATGGAAAATGCAGTAGAATGGCATGGTAATGCTCCAAAGGCAGAAGAGAAAGATCAGGCATTAAAGGAGTTAGGAGGTGAGGCAAATGACTAA
- a CDS encoding YitT family protein, producing MSNKKHNVMIEYVGITIGCALMAISLNLFLKPNTIAPGGVTGVAILIEELVGIPIDITNLAINIPLFMVGLLVLGKVFGVKTAYAILILSAFIRIFLMLFGEGAIITQDILLAAIYGGVLLGVGLGAVFRFGGTTGGTDLAGAILNKYFPSISTAKLMMILDLMVVATAGIVQRNIETSLYSVIALYITVKLADFIVEDLSYAKAFYIISKDSEKIGKRIIEEIGRGVTALEGRGLYTGNKREVLMCVVNRVQVAKLKKVVYEIDEKAFIMVTTIHEVLGEGFKEIKK from the coding sequence TTGAGTAATAAAAAGCATAATGTTATGATAGAATATGTAGGTATTACCATAGGCTGTGCCCTTATGGCAATTAGTCTTAACTTATTTTTAAAACCAAATACGATTGCCCCTGGTGGTGTGACGGGTGTAGCTATTCTTATCGAAGAGTTAGTGGGTATTCCTATTGATATCACAAATCTCGCTATTAATATTCCCCTGTTTATGGTAGGACTGCTGGTACTAGGAAAAGTGTTTGGTGTCAAAACCGCTTATGCTATTTTGATATTATCAGCTTTTATTAGAATATTTCTTATGCTTTTTGGTGAGGGGGCCATTATCACCCAGGATATTTTACTGGCGGCTATATATGGTGGTGTTCTTTTAGGGGTTGGTTTAGGTGCTGTTTTTCGTTTTGGAGGGACAACAGGAGGAACAGATCTGGCTGGAGCCATACTAAATAAATACTTTCCAAGCATTAGTACTGCTAAACTAATGATGATTCTAGATTTGATGGTTGTTGCAACAGCTGGTATTGTACAGCGGAATATCGAAACATCGTTGTATTCAGTGATTGCCCTTTATATTACTGTAAAGCTGGCAGACTTTATTGTGGAAGACCTAAGCTATGCAAAAGCCTTTTATATTATTTCTAAGGATTCCGAAAAAATAGGCAAAAGAATCATTGAAGAAATTGGTAGAGGTGTAACTGCCTTAGAGGGCAGAGGACTTTACACTGGTAATAAAAGAGAGGTACTGATGTGTGTAGTAAATCGTGTACAAGTGGCAAAACTAAAGAAAGTTGTTTATGAAATTGATGAGAAGGCTTTTATTATGGTAACTACCATTCACGAAGTATTAGGTGAAGGGTTTAAAGAAATAAAAAAATAG